The following proteins come from a genomic window of Pleuronectes platessa chromosome 2, fPlePla1.1, whole genome shotgun sequence:
- the rem1 gene encoding GTP-binding protein REM 1, with protein MTLNTQREKQPLRRRCSTPIPPGHFSQHPSWTRPDPEQPRPQRSHPPLGQSASYHPGDKSLHYRAHWSSDSDDDSQSDSDCVYRVVLLGDHGVGKTCLAGIFAGITDKDDHAGEETHERTLTVDGEETTLIVMDTWENDKLEGEGGSSQDDCLKVGNAYVIVYSVTDRSTFDAAAELRITLRRTRQAENLPIILVGNKSDLVRSREVTIEEGRACAVVFDCKFIETSASLQHNVTELFEGVVRQIRLRQDAGEAGQRRRSTFKRKESLTQKARRFLDRLVARNNQRMAVKVRSKSCHDLAVL; from the exons ATgaccctcaacacccagagagagaaacagcccCTGCGACGGCGATGCAGCACACCGATTCCTCCCGGCCATTTCTCCCAGCACCCGTCCTGGACTCGGCCCGACCCAGAGCAGCCCCGTCCCCAGCGCAGCCACCCTCCTCTGGGACAGTCAGCCTCCTATCACCCTGGGGACAAATCCCTCCACTATCGCGCCCACTGGAGTTCAGACTCAGACGACGACTCGCAGAGCGACTCGGACTGCGTTTATAGAGTTGTGCTGCTCGGGGACCACGGTGTCGGAAAGACATGCCTGGCAGGAATATTTGCCGGGATCACGGACAAAGACGACCATGCTGGAG AGGAAACACATGAGCGAACACTGACAGTAGACGGAGAGGAAACCACGCTCATTGTCATGGACACCTGGGAGAACGACAAACTG GAGGGGGAGGGCGGCTCCTCTCAGGACGACTGCCTGAAAGTGGGAAACGCCTACGTCATCGTCTACTCCGTCACGGACCGCTCCACCTTCGACGCCGCCGCCGAGCTCCGCATCACACTGCGACGCACCCGTCAGGCAGAAAACCTTCCCATCATCCTCGTGGGCAACAAGAGCGACCTGGTACGCTCCAGAGAAGTCACTATAGAAg AGGGCCGAGCGTGTGCGGTGGTATTTGACTGTAAGTTCATAGAGACGTCGGCCTCTCTGCAGCACAACGTGACCGAGCTGTTTGAGGGCGTGGTCCGACAGATCCGTCTCCGTCAGGACGCCGGTGAGGCCGGTCAGCGGCGCCGCTCCACCTTCAAACGCAAGGAGAGCCTTACCCAGAAGGCCCGGCGGTTCCTGGACAGACTGGTGGCCCGCAACAACCAGCGCATGGCGGTGAAAGTGCGGTCCAAGAGCTGCCACGACCTGGCCGTCCTCTGA